From the Brachyspira intermedia PWS/A genome, the window TATTATAGAACTCATCACCTACTTTATCTTTTTGTATATAAGCCTGAATAGTACCTACAGCATCCTTTATAGTTAAAAATGAAGACTTACCCATTACTCTATAAAGCATAATTCTTCCGGCAACTGCAACTTCCGTTTCATTCTTCTCTAACTCTTCAAATTTCTCTGCTATATCCTTAGATTTATAAGTTACATCATAACTGTTTGGAAATGGGTTTATTCCCATACCTCTTAATGTGTTTAACTTTTCTCTTCTGTTTTCTTTTTCTGCATTTTTTTCTACACTAGTATTTTTTTCATTTTGTGTATTTTCAGAATTATTTTGATTTTCTGACATTAAATTATCCCTCTTAAATTATTTGTTATTTGTAATGAAATAACATGAAAAATATTGCTATAAATATATATTAAAAACAAAAAAATTCTATAAAAAATTAACATTATTAAATATAAATAAATTAAATATTCTATTCTTCTAAATAAGCATAAGTGAATTTATATCTTGATAAAGTATCGTATACCACATTTCTTAATTTAGGATTTATCAATATAGGTACGGTATCATAATATAAAGGTATAATCACATCATTATCAAATAATATCTTTTCAGCCTTATGCAAAGTATTCATTCTTTCAATTTCATTTGTCATAGACATAGAAGAAATAATCAAATTATCATATTCTTCATTGCTGAATGATGAATGATTTTGAGGACTATAACTTAAAAATAAACTCAAAAATGTCATAGGATCAGTATAATCAGCTGTCCATCCGCCCCTTGCTACAACATAATTTTTATCAGCAAAGAATGTTTGTAAGAATACTGCTAATTCCTCCTGATCTATTGTACTGTCAATATTTAAAGTTTCCTTCCACATATGCTGTACAGCTTCAAAAATTTGAGATGATGCAGTCGAATCTGATAAGAAAGTTATAACAGGAAAATTGCTGCCATTTGGATATCCTGCTTCTGCCATTAATCTTCTAGCTTCATATAAATTTGTATCATAATTCTCAGGCTTAACGCTTATATAATCTCCTCCTATTTCTCTAAAATCGCCTTCAGAATAAGGAATTCCAAAAGGAACAAGAGAACCTGCAGGAAGACCTGATTTAACAACATTATTAACTAGATAATTTCTATCTATAACAAGAGATAAAGCCTTTCTCACCCTATCATCTTTCAATATTTCATTAGTAATATTTAAAGCATAATAAACTACTCCAAGCTTATTAATATATCTAAGAAATCCTTCATCTCTTAATTTATCTATATCATTATTCTGTATTATAGTTGAAAAATGTAATGAACCTTCTTTTATAGCTGCTTCTGAAGCTGTAGGATTATTCATAATAATAAAAGTTATTTTTTCAGGACCAAGATTCCAATAATCCCAATAATTAGCATTTCTTACCATTACTATTTTATCATCTATATTTCTTTCAATCATCATATAAGGACCATTACCTATATAACTTTCAGGATTCATAGTCCAAGTATCTCCATATTTTTCAATAATATCCTTTCTCACAGGATAAAAAGTAGAAAGGGCTGTTAACTCCAAAAAATAAGGCAAAGGTTTTTCTAATGTAACTTCAAAAGTATAATTATTAATGGCTTTTACACCTAAAGAATCGGAATTCAATTTTCCTAATATGATATCTTTAGCATTCTTTACAGGTTCTAATTGCAAACTTCCTCCGCTTGCTGTATTTTTATCTAAAACTCTTCTCCAAGAATATACAAAATCTTCAGCAGTTACATCAACACCGTCAGACCATTTTGCATTAGTTCTCAAATGAAATGTATAAACTAGTCCGTCTTCACTTATGTCCCATCTTTCAGCGGCAGCTCCTATTAATTTTCCTTCTTTATCTTTAGACAAAAGTCCCTCGAAAGTATGGATTATATAAGTTGAATCTGCTATAGATATATTTAATGCCGGATCTATTGTTTTAGGTTCAGAACCTACATTTATAAATAATTCATGAGATTTATTATTTTCTGAAGAGCATGAAATAAATATAATGCTAACAAATAAAAATAAAAAATAAATAATTTTTTTCATAAAGAAAAACCTACCCTAAATATTTAATTTCATTAAGTAATATTATCTTAAATAAATATAAAATTCAATTAATAAAAACCTAAACTTATAAAGTCTAGTAAAGAAATTTAATATATACTTGTAATTTTTATAATTTTTTCAAACTACTATTTGATAAAAAATAAAAATATATTATTATTGCTATATGAACAATAAATTAAAAATTATAAAATATAAAGCTATACTATTTTTCATAGGACTGATATTTTTATCGGCATCATTTATTATAATTTATCTTCATTTTAGATTTAATAATGAAAATATAATTAAAATAAATGCTAATATAGAAAGTATTGAGCATTATGAATATGGTATTATAAAAAAACAAAAATTTGCAAATGTAATTTATAGTTTCACTTATGAAGGAAAAAAATAATACTTACAAACTCATATTTAGAAAATTCAGACAATAATATCTCTGTAAATTCAAAAACGGAAATACTGTATGATAAAACAAATAACACTATAGTAACCAAGCCAAAAATATATACATTAGTTATAGCATTCATATTTATAATATTAGCAATGGCTGTAATAGTATTTGCATTTAAATTAAAACAAAATAATATATATGTATCACCTAAACTAGATAAGTAAAAATATAGGTTTATTCTATAATAATATAATTAGTTAATATAAAATTCATAATCCTTTGATTTAGAGCATGATTTTCTCAAAGCAAAATGTACTATAATTAACATAATCTTATTAATATACTTAGCTGATGAATTGCATATTGAAACGCATCTCATACAGGATATACATTTATTTTTATCAATTATTTTAGGATTATTAATATCTATTGCCTGAACTGGGCATTTCTTAGCACATAATTTACAATCATTGCATTTATTTGTAGTTTTTGGCACTAATGATACTTTACTTATTTGTCTATATGGACGATTGCCTTTTAATTTATGTTCATCTAAAACTTCAGAAGCATTTATTATGTTACCTGCAAATTCTTTGAGTTTGGCTATATCATTTTCATCTGGTCTATTAGAAGCGTATTTATAAGCTATAGAATGTTTTGCAATTGCAGCTATAGCAGAAGTAACTTTGAAATTTAACTCTTTCGCTATGTCATAAAGTTCAATTAAAGTATCTTCATAATCTCTATTACCATAAACAGATACAATAACTGTATTAGCCCCATTACCTTTTATTTGAGATATACGCTTTGATGCTATTTCTGGAACTCTGCCTGCATAAGACGGTACTGCAATAACAGCAATATCATCTTGAGATATTTTTACGCTTGAGAAATCCATACTATAATCAGTTAAATCAATTTTTTCTATACTACTGTTAGTTTTTTGGCTTATTTCTGAAGCAATTGCATCTGCAACCTTTTTTGTTCCGCCTGTTGGACTGAAAATAATTTCATATATCTTCATATAAAACTCCAAATATAATTTAATTATAATTAACTTTCTAAATTTATAAATATTATCTTTAATTAAAAAGATTGTAACATATATTATTACAACTATAATAACATATTTTATTGTAATGTCAATAATTACAACTAATTTTTTAAAACGCTATTTTTTAAATAGTAGGATGTTTTATATAAATAAAATAATTTTTATTTTATTAATTTTTTAGAATAATATACTTAAAATTTTTAATTTTTTATATTTTGTAAATGTACTATCAACTTTTTCCCACAGCTACACTCTCAAAGTTGATGCCGTATGCATAGCGTGTGCAAGAAAAAAATAGATAACATTTATATAAAGTGAATCAGTTGACAAAGTTAAAAATTTTTAGTATATACCTAAACAAATATATTTTGTCAAATTTGAATTATTTACGAATGTAATTTTTATTTATTAATAGCATAAAATATTATTAAGTTTTGTTTGAAATGTGAAGTAAAACCAAGATTTGTGTCAAAATGCAGTCCTTTTGCTTCTTTGGGTCACCAAAAGAAGTAGGGGTTCGGGGACTAGTCCCCGAAAATAATAACAATATAAAAACTAATTTTGACAAACTTAAAAATTTTTGGTATATACCTAAACAAATATATTTTGTCAAAAATAATTTTTTTAATTTAAAATATTTGCAGGGCTTTGCTGCGAAGCACACATTCGTGCCAAACCCCACTTCTTTTGCGA encodes:
- a CDS encoding peptide ABC transporter substrate-binding protein, whose translation is MKKIIYFLFLFVSIIFISCSSENNKSHELFINVGSEPKTIDPALNISIADSTYIIHTFEGLLSKDKEGKLIGAAAERWDISEDGLVYTFHLRTNAKWSDGVDVTAEDFVYSWRRVLDKNTASGGSLQLEPVKNAKDIILGKLNSDSLGVKAINNYTFEVTLEKPLPYFLELTALSTFYPVRKDIIEKYGDTWTMNPESYIGNGPYMMIERNIDDKIVMVRNANYWDYWNLGPEKITFIIMNNPTASEAAIKEGSLHFSTIIQNNDIDKLRDEGFLRYINKLGVVYYALNITNEILKDDRVRKALSLVIDRNYLVNNVVKSGLPAGSLVPFGIPYSEGDFREIGGDYISVKPENYDTNLYEARRLMAEAGYPNGSNFPVITFLSDSTASSQIFEAVQHMWKETLNIDSTIDQEELAVFLQTFFADKNYVVARGGWTADYTDPMTFLSLFLSYSPQNHSSFSNEEYDNLIISSMSMTNEIERMNTLHKAEKILFDNDVIIPLYYDTVPILINPKLRNVVYDTLSRYKFTYAYLEE
- a CDS encoding 4Fe-4S binding protein — translated: MKIYEIIFSPTGGTKKVADAIASEISQKTNSSIEKIDLTDYSMDFSSVKISQDDIAVIAVPSYAGRVPEIASKRISQIKGNGANTVIVSVYGNRDYEDTLIELYDIAKELNFKVTSAIAAIAKHSIAYKYASNRPDENDIAKLKEFAGNIINASEVLDEHKLKGNRPYRQISKVSLVPKTTNKCNDCKLCAKKCPVQAIDINNPKIIDKNKCISCMRCVSICNSSAKYINKIMLIIVHFALRKSCSKSKDYEFYIN